The Haloplanus sp. CK5-1 genome contains a region encoding:
- a CDS encoding right-handed parallel beta-helix repeat-containing protein, with product MADDTSETGLVSRVSDWRSTRRSFVAGVGSAAGLGAFTGNGAAQMGSDPVRSGAVSLVYRENGQYRVTDGTGVAFRTTADGNAEEAFQYAFDAVPDGGGTVVAAADTFRFGGPATLGDDTALTGQRGTRFVGSQVGRRDDPLPTDDQENPLPRGHDLIRVRGDNAAVTNVEFDGAGTQLDSHAVQADDCTGVLIANNRTVNGFQMALSFTGCENVVVRGNEVVNPNWYGITSRGAPEGGDRDLKRSTDVVVAENRVSGMKFNNIATYNVSNFAVVGNVVFDGGHSLIACSPAQQGTIVGNVCRNLNKFGGDPGGEAGIEIEYKETHLSEAVAGTPAATSYDITVSGNQIENCEVGFISRTVPADAADTDPREERRPYSFTVTGNAINDCEAAGIRIRSGASGVVATNTIRNTGTAIDVDDAFTEDVQRDLNVARD from the coding sequence ATGGCAGACGACACCAGCGAAACGGGACTCGTCTCGCGCGTCTCCGACTGGCGGTCGACCCGCCGGTCGTTCGTCGCGGGCGTCGGATCGGCCGCCGGACTCGGGGCGTTCACCGGGAACGGCGCGGCACAGATGGGGAGCGATCCGGTGCGTAGCGGGGCGGTGTCTCTGGTCTACCGGGAGAACGGCCAGTACCGCGTCACCGACGGCACCGGCGTCGCGTTCCGGACGACCGCGGACGGCAACGCCGAGGAGGCGTTCCAGTACGCCTTCGACGCCGTCCCGGACGGGGGCGGGACCGTCGTCGCCGCCGCGGACACGTTCCGCTTCGGCGGGCCGGCCACCCTCGGGGACGACACCGCGCTGACGGGACAGCGAGGAACCCGTTTCGTCGGATCACAGGTCGGACGCCGGGACGATCCACTCCCGACCGACGACCAGGAGAACCCCCTGCCGAGGGGTCACGACCTGATCCGGGTGCGCGGCGACAACGCCGCCGTCACGAACGTCGAGTTCGACGGTGCGGGCACGCAACTGGACAGCCACGCGGTTCAGGCAGACGACTGCACCGGCGTCCTCATCGCGAACAACCGGACGGTCAACGGGTTCCAGATGGCGCTCTCCTTCACCGGCTGTGAGAACGTGGTCGTCCGGGGCAACGAGGTAGTGAACCCGAACTGGTACGGGATCACGAGTCGGGGCGCGCCCGAGGGGGGCGACCGCGACCTGAAGCGTTCGACCGACGTGGTCGTCGCCGAGAACCGCGTCTCGGGGATGAAGTTCAACAACATCGCCACCTACAACGTCAGCAACTTCGCCGTCGTGGGCAACGTCGTCTTCGACGGCGGTCACAGCCTGATCGCGTGTTCGCCGGCCCAACAGGGGACGATCGTCGGCAACGTCTGTCGGAATCTGAACAAGTTCGGCGGCGATCCCGGCGGCGAGGCGGGAATCGAAATCGAGTACAAGGAGACCCACCTCAGCGAGGCGGTCGCCGGCACGCCCGCGGCCACGTCCTACGACATCACCGTCTCGGGCAATCAGATCGAGAACTGCGAGGTCGGGTTCATCTCCCGGACGGTGCCCGCAGACGCCGCGGACACCGACCCACGCGAGGAGCGACGCCCGTACAGTTTCACCGTCACGGGCAACGCGATCAACGACTGCGAGGCCGCGGGCATCCGTATCCGGTCCGGAGCGTCGGGCGTGGTCGCGACGAACACGATCCGGAACACGGGCACCGCCATCGACGTCGACGACGCGTTCACCGAAGACGTCCAGCGGGACCTGAACGTCGCTCGAGACTGA
- the phnC gene encoding phosphonate ABC transporter ATP-binding protein yields MTLEAIDLSKTYPTGDEALRGVSLSIEGSETVAMIGPSGAGKSTFVRCVNRLTEPTSGTLRLDGTELTALDADGLRAARRDIGMIFQEYNLVERLTVMENVLTGRLGYVSAWRAFRRDFPPEDVERAYEILDRVGLGDMEDKRVDELSGGQRQRVGIARAVIQQPKILLVDEPTSSLDPETSNTVMDLLTDIAAERGIPVLINIHEVDLALEHADRVVGLHDGELVFEGTPGDLDETALGRVYRGEEPPDSEVSEPTDDPSSGPTLGVPEQPDRSIPGGS; encoded by the coding sequence ATGACCCTCGAAGCGATCGACCTGTCGAAGACGTACCCGACCGGCGACGAGGCGCTGCGGGGCGTCAGCCTCTCGATCGAGGGGAGCGAGACGGTGGCGATGATCGGTCCCAGCGGCGCTGGCAAGAGCACGTTCGTCCGGTGTGTCAACCGCCTCACGGAGCCGACGAGCGGCACGCTTCGCCTCGACGGGACGGAGCTGACGGCACTCGACGCGGACGGACTCCGGGCGGCCCGCCGCGACATCGGGATGATCTTCCAGGAGTACAACCTCGTCGAACGGCTCACCGTGATGGAGAACGTCCTCACCGGTCGGTTGGGCTACGTCTCGGCTTGGCGTGCGTTCCGGCGCGACTTCCCACCCGAGGACGTCGAGCGTGCCTACGAGATCCTCGACCGCGTCGGCCTCGGCGACATGGAGGACAAGCGCGTCGACGAACTCTCCGGCGGGCAGCGCCAACGGGTCGGCATCGCGCGAGCCGTGATCCAGCAGCCGAAGATCCTGCTGGTCGACGAGCCAACCTCCAGCCTCGACCCCGAGACGTCGAACACGGTGATGGACCTCCTCACCGACATCGCGGCCGAGCGGGGCATCCCCGTCCTGATCAACATCCACGAGGTCGACCTCGCACTGGAACACGCCGACCGCGTCGTCGGGCTCCACGACGGCGAACTCGTCTTCGAGGGGACGCCCGGGGACTTGGACGAGACGGCGCTCGGTCGGGTCTACCGCGGCGAGGAACCCCCCGATTCGGAGGTGTCGGAGCCGACGGACGATCCGTCGTCGGGGCCGACACTCGGCGTCCCCGAACAGCCGGATCGGTCGATTCCGGGAGGGTCTTGA
- the phnE gene encoding phosphonate ABC transporter, permease protein PhnE, whose protein sequence is MSGETRSWERFDRRRRLGRSIGWLVALVVFVGSWQFLDMDLVAAETVPREVNDLLTRMYPPDVAYAGDIVAPLIETLHIAALGTAGALVLAVPVALLAAENTTPNRATYWLGKVIVTVSRSVNTIIWALVFVVVFGSGPLAGAVAIAFRSVGFLGKLLGEEIEEIDFGQVEAVRAAGASPVQTLLYGILPQVKPALVGLSVYRWDINVRDSTILGFVGAGGIGVQLFRAVNAFAWGSVATILLVILGVVIASEVISAYARGLVR, encoded by the coding sequence ATGTCGGGGGAGACCCGCAGTTGGGAGCGGTTCGATCGCCGCCGTCGACTCGGCCGCTCGATCGGCTGGCTCGTCGCGCTGGTCGTCTTCGTCGGCTCGTGGCAGTTCCTCGACATGGATCTGGTCGCAGCGGAGACGGTCCCACGGGAAGTGAACGACCTGCTGACGCGGATGTACCCGCCCGACGTGGCCTACGCGGGCGACATCGTCGCCCCGCTTATCGAGACGCTCCACATCGCCGCGCTCGGCACCGCCGGGGCGTTGGTACTCGCAGTGCCGGTCGCCCTCCTCGCCGCCGAGAACACGACGCCCAACCGCGCGACCTACTGGCTCGGGAAGGTGATCGTCACCGTCAGTCGCTCGGTGAACACCATCATCTGGGCACTCGTCTTCGTGGTGGTGTTCGGCTCCGGCCCGCTCGCCGGTGCCGTCGCCATCGCCTTTCGCTCGGTCGGCTTCCTCGGCAAACTCCTCGGTGAAGAGATCGAGGAGATCGACTTCGGGCAGGTCGAGGCGGTCCGTGCGGCCGGTGCGTCGCCAGTCCAGACACTCCTGTACGGCATCCTCCCACAGGTGAAGCCGGCACTAGTCGGGCTGTCGGTCTACCGCTGGGACATCAACGTCCGGGACTCGACGATCCTCGGGTTCGTCGGGGCCGGCGGGATCGGCGTTCAACTGTTCCGGGCGGTCAACGCCTTCGCCTGGGGGTCCGTGGCGACGATCCTCCTCGTGATCCTCGGCGTCGTGATCGCGAGCGAAGTGATATCCGCGTACGCACGGGGGCTGGTCCGATAG
- the phnD gene encoding phosphate/phosphite/phosphonate ABC transporter substrate-binding protein has translation MLADASSFDPADPGWEENNYLSGPLIDSGYERGGQSDLESMSNREVEEVPHGDPVRDSPEDESEYLDPDTLIFTESPSEDVEGRYEEDFQAVFDRIEEETGKPVEYNRVNSYAASVEAMRSERAHIANFSTGTTCFAVNLCGAVPFAAGVAPDGAFGYRLFATTRADASSIQSVEDFADDDVRMAHAEPASNSGHQAPSALFDQYFDVTAGEDYEINFSGGHSQTTRGIAAGDYDAGPICSTCFKDTVEGDSNLGYDDFKVVWASAPFPNGPIAYRYNLHPDIVEGIEAAWLDSDFAGTTYADRTGYDEYVPVEYRRHWYDIMVIQRYNGVEYTQSALSE, from the coding sequence ATGCTCGCGGACGCATCGAGTTTCGACCCCGCCGACCCGGGCTGGGAGGAGAACAACTACCTTTCGGGGCCGCTGATCGATTCCGGGTACGAGCGCGGCGGTCAGTCGGACCTCGAGAGTATGAGCAATCGGGAGGTAGAGGAGGTGCCCCACGGCGACCCGGTCCGGGACTCCCCTGAGGACGAGAGCGAGTATCTCGACCCCGATACGCTGATCTTCACCGAGAGCCCAAGCGAGGACGTCGAGGGCCGCTACGAGGAAGACTTCCAGGCTGTCTTCGACCGCATCGAGGAGGAGACGGGCAAGCCGGTCGAGTACAACCGGGTCAACAGCTACGCCGCCTCCGTCGAGGCGATGCGCTCCGAACGCGCACACATCGCCAACTTCTCGACCGGGACAACGTGTTTCGCGGTCAACCTCTGTGGCGCGGTGCCCTTCGCGGCCGGCGTCGCCCCGGACGGTGCCTTCGGCTACCGCCTGTTCGCCACGACGCGGGCCGATGCGAGCAGTATCCAGTCCGTCGAGGACTTCGCGGACGACGACGTCCGGATGGCCCACGCCGAACCGGCCTCGAACTCCGGCCACCAGGCCCCCTCGGCGCTGTTCGACCAGTACTTCGACGTGACTGCGGGCGAGGACTACGAGATCAACTTCTCGGGCGGCCACTCCCAGACCACCCGCGGTATCGCCGCCGGCGACTACGACGCCGGCCCGATCTGTTCGACCTGTTTCAAGGACACCGTCGAGGGCGACAGCAACCTCGGCTACGACGACTTCAAGGTCGTCTGGGCGTCCGCCCCGTTCCCCAACGGTCCGATCGCCTACCGCTACAATCTCCACCCGGACATCGTCGAGGGCATCGAGGCGGCGTGGCTCGACTCCGACTTCGCGGGAACCACCTACGCCGACCGCACCGGCTACGACGAGTACGTCCCCGTCGAGTACCGGCGACACTGGTACGACATCATGGTCATCCAGCGGTACAACGGCGTCGAGTATACGCAGAGCGCCCTGAGCGAATGA
- the phnE gene encoding phosphonate ABC transporter, permease protein PhnE: MAAGERTWQRPSVFGRREIKWGVYAAVVAFFAWSALGIGADPSRIVRGLGRGVTLLGDFFPPDATPRQAQRIVDKMIESVAMAMVATVTGIALSVPIAFMAAENLSPTPLYYLNRGFISISRAFNAIIVAILVVKAVGLGPLAGIVTITFKTVGFFSKLLAEDIEDIDGGSVDAVRAAGASPLQTLLYGVVPQIVPRFAGLSVYRWDINIRTSTVVGIVGAGGIGSVLLTAFNRYDYQYVSAILLAIVLVVLVAEGVSAVVRRRYQ; this comes from the coding sequence GTGGCCGCCGGCGAACGAACCTGGCAGCGACCCAGCGTCTTCGGCCGTCGCGAGATCAAGTGGGGCGTCTACGCGGCCGTCGTCGCCTTCTTCGCGTGGTCCGCGCTGGGGATCGGTGCGGACCCCTCGCGGATCGTCCGGGGGCTGGGCCGAGGCGTGACGCTTCTGGGAGACTTCTTCCCGCCGGACGCGACGCCGAGACAGGCACAGCGCATCGTCGACAAGATGATCGAGAGCGTCGCGATGGCGATGGTGGCGACGGTCACCGGTATCGCACTCAGCGTCCCGATAGCCTTCATGGCGGCGGAGAACCTCTCACCCACGCCGCTGTACTACCTCAACCGCGGGTTCATCTCCATCTCGCGGGCGTTCAACGCCATCATCGTCGCCATCCTCGTCGTGAAGGCGGTGGGACTCGGCCCGCTTGCCGGCATCGTCACGATCACGTTCAAGACGGTCGGCTTCTTCTCGAAACTGCTCGCGGAGGACATCGAAGACATCGACGGGGGGAGCGTCGACGCGGTCCGCGCGGCCGGCGCGTCGCCCCTCCAGACGCTGCTGTACGGCGTCGTCCCACAGATCGTTCCGCGCTTTGCCGGGCTGTCGGTCTACCGCTGGGACATCAACATCCGCACCTCGACCGTCGTCGGCATCGTCGGCGCTGGCGGCATCGGATCGGTCCTGCTCACCGCATTCAACCGCTACGACTACCAGTACGTCTCGGCGATCCTGCTCGCCATCGTTCTGGTCGTCCTCGTCGCGGAGGGCGTGAGCGCGGTCGTCAGACGGAGGTACCAGTGA
- a CDS encoding HAD-IA family hydrolase codes for MTPPRSYGDAATDGHALLFDMDGVLIEGRGADDAVHERARDDALRAFDVEVPDHHRPALASYEYTEAFVEACRAVDLDPVEFYAARERHSARRIVDRLRAGERGLYPDVDALDPIADRHHLGLVSNNYHPAVEFVVDHHGLDAFSFARGREPGVEGFRRRKPDPHYLFEGLDALDAEAGYYVGDRETDLLAAERAGLEGVFVRRDHNVETRLGVEPAHEIDSLSDLGDLLDR; via the coding sequence ATGACGCCACCGAGATCGTACGGCGACGCTGCGACCGACGGTCACGCCCTGCTGTTCGACATGGACGGCGTCCTGATCGAGGGCCGTGGGGCCGACGACGCGGTCCACGAACGCGCCCGCGACGACGCGCTCCGAGCGTTCGACGTCGAGGTGCCGGACCACCACCGCCCGGCGCTCGCGAGCTACGAGTACACGGAGGCCTTCGTCGAGGCGTGTCGGGCCGTCGACCTCGATCCGGTCGAGTTCTACGCCGCCCGCGAGCGACACAGTGCCCGCCGGATCGTCGACCGACTCCGAGCCGGCGAACGCGGCCTCTACCCCGACGTCGACGCGCTCGATCCGATCGCCGACCGTCACCACCTCGGCCTCGTCAGCAACAACTACCATCCGGCCGTCGAGTTCGTCGTCGATCACCACGGCCTCGACGCGTTCTCCTTCGCCCGCGGCCGCGAGCCGGGGGTCGAGGGCTTCCGCCGCCGCAAGCCCGACCCCCACTACCTGTTCGAGGGACTCGACGCCCTCGACGCCGAGGCGGGCTACTACGTCGGCGACCGCGAGACCGACCTCCTCGCGGCCGAACGCGCCGGTCTCGAGGGCGTGTTCGTCCGGCGCGACCACAACGTCGAGACACGTCTGGGCGTCGAGCCGGCCCACGAGATCGACTCGCTGTCGGACCTCGGCGATCTGCTCGACCGGTGA